One window from the genome of Hippocampus zosterae strain Florida chromosome 7, ASM2543408v3, whole genome shotgun sequence encodes:
- the znf646 gene encoding zinc finger protein 814 isoform X1, which translates to MATHDLARTAGFPCKHCGLKCPDMAALVEHTDGHLTQEEERKYKCDECGRGYRHAGSLANHKKAHDVGSFECHVCGKENSNALALKSHMRSHTARKKYTCSQCGKAFRLATQLATHERVHRTSQSKKPEVESEAPREIAENHWNDRSPARIQTENGPADDKMEAYHPACDVPDDGRPFKCDLCDKTYIHLRSLNNHKKTHQLGMFECTVCFKLFNNMAGLYSHQRTHKVRSGGGGGSGSAFGFYSDSTLERFSPRSPDGPVNFCHLCQVVFPSDEDFQEHIRMHNSTSASFGLQDNTAESHSTTYNGATWPKSDFYTAHVNPIPSLASVNHVQGFDQTQGAASANGHVYSSCPVNQTPSSSCSQGQPPLMDPGILSRAPNASEMDDAPVADSDERPFRCQICGKSYRHSGSLINHKRSHQVGIYQCSICRKKYPHLAALKSHLRLHKGHKSSFNPDGDVDWLPAERFCAVNQQGFFSSRQDEEADGVAHLTLGTDQENGAVYRHHPDFAPDSGAPLPHAEHSMQRHMCADCGDTFADIAGIVAHACHLLGQQQQQHDADGSFAGTVPPFDEAEDADGQNFFERGFREDVGSEQLNGDPEEDDGDLFQCSVCGNSYSSMQALRSHLRGHAQAQCAVASSGPSSMSSQEEAGDDETAEMMICSTCGESFVSRQDLVAHQLAHVKRQEEDGDGEGPGGERETQSIICGRCGIFCAGYRHLESHGCMAEKKEEAATAADGQEVQVEVKANDLQQSDVREHPEERRHRCDQCGRSYRHSASLLNHKKSHKTGVFKCAVCQKRFYNLLALKNHQRSHFDVKRHSCPECGKAFKIQKQLLIHLGRHKENRAKIQELNNQIQALMQMNTSEAEDARAAAVVKSERAGDSRPFACERCGRTYRHAGSLVNHKKSHKTGQYYCSLCSKAYANQLALKNHLRTHFAGRKHSCPKCGKGFRGTRQLAAHVCADSRKGGGRSKRRRRTFPPGEQAAARAKEERIFSCDVCQRSYRHAGSLLNHKNTHKTGHFSCTFCAKAFTNPMALRNHTRIHTQKKKYVCLTCGKAFRLAGILRNHQKVHSRAGGRFGCTACEKSFRGRAGLKRHRCRRGPGRDGNPPGESPDKCFTCDLCGRSYRHAGSLLNHKKTHSENLHHCGLCLQTFPDPLTLQMHSRMRRHCCPECGKTFCLIAHLQSHVEVHSKDRRRVPYRCGSDEPEVGDLSPRRPGSAGERAQKSHVCEHCGRAYRHAGSLLNHKNSHKTGSFSCGACHKEFSNLMALKNHRRIHTEPKRYQCAECGKAFRVSTQLVCHRRIHSKEKPFACRLCGRSFSSKSNLRHHDKLHRDRRARDDSCSFGLDAHRFMDLDLGSFL; encoded by the exons ATGGCGACGCATGACTTGGCACGGACCGCAGGTTTCCCGTGCAAACATTGCGGGCTGAAGTgtcctgacatggccgcgctcGTCGAGCACACGGACGGCCATTTGACGCAAGAGGAGGAGCGCAAATACAAATGCGACGAATGCGGACGTGGCTACAGGCATGCCGGCAGCCTCGCCAATCACAAAAAGGCTCACGACGTGGGCTCGTTTGAGTGCCACGTGTGCGGCAAAGAGAACTCCAACGCTTTGGCTTTGAAAAGTCACATGCGGAGTCACACGGCGCGCAAAAAGTACACGTGTTCGCAATGCGGCAAGGCTTTCCGCCTGGCGACGCAACTGGCGACGCACGAGCGGGTTCACCGTACCTCACAATCAAAGAAGCCGGAAGTGGAGTCGGAAGCCCCGCGTGAAATCGCCGAGAATCATTGGAACGACCGGTCGCCTGCGAGGATTCAAACTGAAAATGGCCCCGCGGACGACAAAATGGAGGCTTATCACCCGGCGTGTGACGTGCCAGATGACGGCCGACCGTTCAAATGCGACCTGTGTGACAAGACGTACATTCACCTCCGAAGCTTGAACAACCACAAGAAGACCCATCAGCTGGGAATGTTTGAGTGCACCGTGTGTTTCAAACTCTTCAACAACATGGCGGGGCTCTACAGCCACCAGAGAACCCACAAGGTcagaagcggcggcggcggaggtaGCGGCTCGGCATTTGGCTTCTACTCCGACTCCACGCTGGAGCGGTTTTCCCCTCGGAGCCCAGACGGCCCTGTCAACTTCTGCCATTTGTGTCAGGTTGTCTTCCCAAGTGATGAGGACTTCCAGGAGCACATCCGCATGCATAACTCTACGTCGGCGTCCTTTGGCCTGCAGGACAACACAGCGGAGAGCCACAGTACGACGTACAACGGCGCTACCTGGCCTAAAAGTGACTTTTATACGGCTCACGTCAACCCGATTCCTTCTTTGGCGTCGGTCAATCACGTGCAAGGTTTTGATCAGACGCAGGGAGCCGCGAGCGCCAACGGTCACGTGTATTCCAGCTGCCCGGTGAACCAAACGCCATCTTCGAGCTGCTCTCAGGGACAACCCCCACTCATGGATCCCGGCATTCTCAGTCGGGCTCCGAACGCATCGGAAATGGACGACGCTCCCGTCGCCGATTCCGACGAGCGTCCCTTCAGGTGTCAGATTTGTGGCAAGAGCTACCGCCACTCTGGGAGCCTCATCAACCACAAACGCTCGCATCAGGTGGGGATTTACCAGTGCTCCATCTGCAGGAAGAAGTATCCTCACCTGGCTGCGCTCAAGAGTCACCTCCGCCTCCACAAAGGTCACAAATCCTCGTTCAACCCCGACGGAGATGTGGACTGGCTCCCCGCCGAGCGGTTTTGTGCAGTCAACCAGCAGGGGTTCTTCTCCTCGCGACAGGATGAGGAGGCGGATGGCGTCGCTCACCTCACGCTCGGCACGGATCAGGAGAACGGCGCCGTGTACCGCCATCATCCGGACTTTGCTCCAGACAGCGGCGCGCCGCTACCTCACGCCGAGCACTCGATGCAGAGGCACATGTGCGCCGACTGCGGGGACACGTTTGCGGACATTGCCGGTATCGTGGCGCACGCGTGCCACCTGCTcggacagcagcagcagcagcacgacGCCGACGGGAGCTTTGCGGGCACCGTGCCGCCGTTTGATGAAGCGGAAGATGCGGACGGGCAGAATTTCTTTGAGCGCGGCTTCCGGGAAGATGTGGGCAGCGAGCAGCTGAACGGCGACCCCGAAGAAGACGACGGCGATCTTTTTCAATGTTCCGTTTGTGGCAACAGCTACAGCAGCATGCAAGCCCTCAGGAGCCATCTCCGAGGACACGCGCAGGCCCAGTGCGCGGTCGCCAGCTCGGGACCCTCGTCCATGTCCTCTCAGGAGGAGGCCGGGGACGACGAGACGGCTGAAATGATGATCTGCAGTACCTGCGGGGAAAGCTTTGTCAGCAGGCAGGACTTGGTCGCCCATCAGCTGGCGCATGTCAAGCGTCAAGAAGAAGACGGCGACGGCGAGGGGCCAGGAGGCGAGAGGGAGACGCAAAGCATCATTTGCGGGCGCTGCGGAATCTTCTGCGCCGGCTACCGTCATCTGGAGAGCCACGGCTGCATGGcagagaagaaagaagaagcgGCAACAGCAGCAGACGGCCAGGAAGTGCAAGTGGAAGTCAAAGCAAACGACTTGCAGCAGAGTGACGTCAGGGAGCACCCGGAGGAGCGTCGGCACAGGTGCGACCAGTGCGGCCGCTCGTACAGACACTCGGCTTCCCTCCTCAACCACAAGAAGTCTCACAAAACGGGAGTGTTCAAGTGCGCCGTGTGCCAGAAGCGATTTTACAACTTGCTGGCTCTTAAAAACCACCAGAGGTCCCACTTTGACGTGAAAAG GCATTCTTGCCCCGAGTGCGGGAAAGCCTTCAAAATCCAGAAGCAGCTTTTGATCCACCTCGGGAGGCACAAGGAGAACCGAGCCAAGATCCAAGAGCTGAACAACCAGATCCAAGCCCTCATGCAGATGAACACGTCCGAAGCCGAGGACGCCCGAGCAGCGGCGGTGGTCAAATCGGAACGCGCGGGCGACAGCCGACCCTTTGCCTGCGAGCGGTGCGGGCGTACGTATCGCCACGCCGGCAGTCTGGTCAACCACAAAAAGTCCCACAAAACCGGCCAGTATTACTGTTCTCTTTGCAGCAAAGCTTACGCCAATCAGCTGGCCTTGAAGAATCACCTCCGCACGCATTTTGCCGGTCGGAAGCATTCTTGCCCAAAGTGCGGAAAAGGCTTCCGAGGGACACGCCAGCTGGCGGCTCACGTTTGCGCGGACTCCCGGAAGGGCGGCGGGAGGAGCAAACGCCGTCGACGGACGTTTCCTCCCGGCGAGCAAGCGGCGGCCCGCGCCAAAGAGGAGCGGATCTTCTCCTGCGACGTTTGCCAGCGCAGCTATCGGCACGCCGGCAGCCTCCTCAACCACAAGAACACGCACAAGACGGGCCACTTCTCCTGCACCTTCTGCGCCAAGGCCTTCACCAACCCCATGGCGCTGCGCAACCACACGCGCATCCACACGCAGAAGAAGAAATACGTCTGCCTCACGTGCGGGAAGGCCTTCCGCCTCGCCGGCATCTTGCGCAACCACCAGAAGGTCCACAGCCGCGCCGGCGGACGCTTCGGCTGTACGGCGTGCGAGAAGAGCTTCCGAGGGAGGGCCGGACTCAAGAGGCACCGCTGCCGCCGAGGTCCGGGACGGGACGGGAATCCGCCGGGAGAAAGCCCGGACAAGTGCTTCAC GTGCGACCTGTGCGGGCGCTCGTACCGCCACGCCGGCTCCCTCCTCAACCACAAGAAGACTCACTCGGAAAACCTCCACCACTGCGGCCTTTGTCTGCAGACCTTCCCGGACCCCCTGACGCTCCAGATGCACTCCCGGATGAGGCGCCACTGCTGCCCCGAGTGCGGCAAGACCTTCTGTCTCATCGCGCACCTGCAGAGCCACGTGGAGGTGCACTCCAAGGATCGCCGTCGGGTCCCCTACCGATGCGGCTCGGATGAGCCCGAGGTCGGCGACCTTAGTCCCCGGCGTCCCGGGAGCGCGGGCGAGCGGGCGCAGAAGAGCCACGTGTGCGAGCACTGCGGCCGCGCCTACCGCCACGCCGGCTCCCTCCTCAACCACAAGAACAGCCACAAGACGGGCTCCTTCTCCTGCGGCGCTTGCCACAAGGAGTTCTCCAACCTGATGGCCCTCAAGAACCACCGCCGCATCCACACGGAGCCCAAACGCTACCAGTGCGCCGAGTGCGGCAAGGCCTTCCGCGTCTCCACGCAGCTCGTATGTCACCGCAGGATCCACAGCAAGGAGAAGCCCTTCGCCTGCCGGCTGTGCGGTAGGAGCTTCTCCAGCAAGTCCAACCTGAGGCACCACGACAAGTTGCACCGGGACCGGCGGGCCCGCGACGACTCCTGCTCTTTCGGCTTGGACGCTCACCGCTTCATGGATTTGGACCTGGGCTCTTTCCTCTGA
- the znf646 gene encoding zinc finger protein 646 isoform X2, producing MATHDLARTAGFPCKHCGLKCPDMAALVEHTDGHLTQEEERKYKCDECGRGYRHAGSLANHKKAHDVGSFECHVCGKENSNALALKSHMRSHTARKKYTCSQCGKAFRLATQLATHERVHRTSQSKKPEVESEAPREIAENHWNDRSPARIQTENGPADDKMEAYHPACDVPDDGRPFKCDLCDKTYIHLRSLNNHKKTHQLGMFECTVCFKLFNNMAGLYSHQRTHKVRSGGGGGSGSAFGFYSDSTLERFSPRSPDGPVNFCHLCQVVFPSDEDFQEHIRMHNSTSASFGLQDNTAESHSTTYNGATWPKSDFYTAHVNPIPSLASVNHVQGFDQTQGAASANGHVYSSCPVNQTPSSSCSQGQPPLMDPGILSRAPNASEMDDAPVADSDERPFRCQICGKSYRHSGSLINHKRSHQVGIYQCSICRKKYPHLAALKSHLRLHKGHKSSFNPDGDVDWLPAERFCAVNQQGFFSSRQDEEADGVAHLTLGTDQENGAVYRHHPDFAPDSGAPLPHAEHSMQRHMCADCGDTFADIAGIVAHACHLLGQQQQQHDADGSFAGTVPPFDEAEDADGQNFFERGFREDVGSEQLNGDPEEDDGDLFQCSVCGNSYSSMQALRSHLRGHAQAQCAVASSGPSSMSSQEEAGDDETAEMMICSTCGESFVSRQDLVAHQLAHVKRQEEDGDGEGPGGERETQSIICGRCGIFCAGYRHLESHGCMAEKKEEAATAADGQEVQVEVKANDLQQSDVREHPEERRHRCDQCGRSYRHSASLLNHKKSHKTGVFKCAVCQKRFYNLLALKNHQRSHFDVKRHSCPECGKAFKIQKQLLIHLGRHKENRAKIQELNNQIQALMQMNTSEAEDARAAAVVKSERAGDSRPFACERCGRTYRHAGSLVNHKKSHKTGQYYCSLCSKAYANQLALKNHLRTHFAGRKHSCPKCGKGFRGTRQLAAHVCADSRKGGGRSKRRRRTFPPGEQAAARAKEERIFSCDVCQRSYRHAGSLLNHKNTHKTGHFSCTFCAKAFTNPMALRNHTRIHTQKKKYVCLTCGKAFRLAGILRNHQKVHSRAGGRFGCTACEKSFRGRAGLKRHRCRRGPGRDGNPPGESPDKCFTPSRTP from the exons ATGGCGACGCATGACTTGGCACGGACCGCAGGTTTCCCGTGCAAACATTGCGGGCTGAAGTgtcctgacatggccgcgctcGTCGAGCACACGGACGGCCATTTGACGCAAGAGGAGGAGCGCAAATACAAATGCGACGAATGCGGACGTGGCTACAGGCATGCCGGCAGCCTCGCCAATCACAAAAAGGCTCACGACGTGGGCTCGTTTGAGTGCCACGTGTGCGGCAAAGAGAACTCCAACGCTTTGGCTTTGAAAAGTCACATGCGGAGTCACACGGCGCGCAAAAAGTACACGTGTTCGCAATGCGGCAAGGCTTTCCGCCTGGCGACGCAACTGGCGACGCACGAGCGGGTTCACCGTACCTCACAATCAAAGAAGCCGGAAGTGGAGTCGGAAGCCCCGCGTGAAATCGCCGAGAATCATTGGAACGACCGGTCGCCTGCGAGGATTCAAACTGAAAATGGCCCCGCGGACGACAAAATGGAGGCTTATCACCCGGCGTGTGACGTGCCAGATGACGGCCGACCGTTCAAATGCGACCTGTGTGACAAGACGTACATTCACCTCCGAAGCTTGAACAACCACAAGAAGACCCATCAGCTGGGAATGTTTGAGTGCACCGTGTGTTTCAAACTCTTCAACAACATGGCGGGGCTCTACAGCCACCAGAGAACCCACAAGGTcagaagcggcggcggcggaggtaGCGGCTCGGCATTTGGCTTCTACTCCGACTCCACGCTGGAGCGGTTTTCCCCTCGGAGCCCAGACGGCCCTGTCAACTTCTGCCATTTGTGTCAGGTTGTCTTCCCAAGTGATGAGGACTTCCAGGAGCACATCCGCATGCATAACTCTACGTCGGCGTCCTTTGGCCTGCAGGACAACACAGCGGAGAGCCACAGTACGACGTACAACGGCGCTACCTGGCCTAAAAGTGACTTTTATACGGCTCACGTCAACCCGATTCCTTCTTTGGCGTCGGTCAATCACGTGCAAGGTTTTGATCAGACGCAGGGAGCCGCGAGCGCCAACGGTCACGTGTATTCCAGCTGCCCGGTGAACCAAACGCCATCTTCGAGCTGCTCTCAGGGACAACCCCCACTCATGGATCCCGGCATTCTCAGTCGGGCTCCGAACGCATCGGAAATGGACGACGCTCCCGTCGCCGATTCCGACGAGCGTCCCTTCAGGTGTCAGATTTGTGGCAAGAGCTACCGCCACTCTGGGAGCCTCATCAACCACAAACGCTCGCATCAGGTGGGGATTTACCAGTGCTCCATCTGCAGGAAGAAGTATCCTCACCTGGCTGCGCTCAAGAGTCACCTCCGCCTCCACAAAGGTCACAAATCCTCGTTCAACCCCGACGGAGATGTGGACTGGCTCCCCGCCGAGCGGTTTTGTGCAGTCAACCAGCAGGGGTTCTTCTCCTCGCGACAGGATGAGGAGGCGGATGGCGTCGCTCACCTCACGCTCGGCACGGATCAGGAGAACGGCGCCGTGTACCGCCATCATCCGGACTTTGCTCCAGACAGCGGCGCGCCGCTACCTCACGCCGAGCACTCGATGCAGAGGCACATGTGCGCCGACTGCGGGGACACGTTTGCGGACATTGCCGGTATCGTGGCGCACGCGTGCCACCTGCTcggacagcagcagcagcagcacgacGCCGACGGGAGCTTTGCGGGCACCGTGCCGCCGTTTGATGAAGCGGAAGATGCGGACGGGCAGAATTTCTTTGAGCGCGGCTTCCGGGAAGATGTGGGCAGCGAGCAGCTGAACGGCGACCCCGAAGAAGACGACGGCGATCTTTTTCAATGTTCCGTTTGTGGCAACAGCTACAGCAGCATGCAAGCCCTCAGGAGCCATCTCCGAGGACACGCGCAGGCCCAGTGCGCGGTCGCCAGCTCGGGACCCTCGTCCATGTCCTCTCAGGAGGAGGCCGGGGACGACGAGACGGCTGAAATGATGATCTGCAGTACCTGCGGGGAAAGCTTTGTCAGCAGGCAGGACTTGGTCGCCCATCAGCTGGCGCATGTCAAGCGTCAAGAAGAAGACGGCGACGGCGAGGGGCCAGGAGGCGAGAGGGAGACGCAAAGCATCATTTGCGGGCGCTGCGGAATCTTCTGCGCCGGCTACCGTCATCTGGAGAGCCACGGCTGCATGGcagagaagaaagaagaagcgGCAACAGCAGCAGACGGCCAGGAAGTGCAAGTGGAAGTCAAAGCAAACGACTTGCAGCAGAGTGACGTCAGGGAGCACCCGGAGGAGCGTCGGCACAGGTGCGACCAGTGCGGCCGCTCGTACAGACACTCGGCTTCCCTCCTCAACCACAAGAAGTCTCACAAAACGGGAGTGTTCAAGTGCGCCGTGTGCCAGAAGCGATTTTACAACTTGCTGGCTCTTAAAAACCACCAGAGGTCCCACTTTGACGTGAAAAG GCATTCTTGCCCCGAGTGCGGGAAAGCCTTCAAAATCCAGAAGCAGCTTTTGATCCACCTCGGGAGGCACAAGGAGAACCGAGCCAAGATCCAAGAGCTGAACAACCAGATCCAAGCCCTCATGCAGATGAACACGTCCGAAGCCGAGGACGCCCGAGCAGCGGCGGTGGTCAAATCGGAACGCGCGGGCGACAGCCGACCCTTTGCCTGCGAGCGGTGCGGGCGTACGTATCGCCACGCCGGCAGTCTGGTCAACCACAAAAAGTCCCACAAAACCGGCCAGTATTACTGTTCTCTTTGCAGCAAAGCTTACGCCAATCAGCTGGCCTTGAAGAATCACCTCCGCACGCATTTTGCCGGTCGGAAGCATTCTTGCCCAAAGTGCGGAAAAGGCTTCCGAGGGACACGCCAGCTGGCGGCTCACGTTTGCGCGGACTCCCGGAAGGGCGGCGGGAGGAGCAAACGCCGTCGACGGACGTTTCCTCCCGGCGAGCAAGCGGCGGCCCGCGCCAAAGAGGAGCGGATCTTCTCCTGCGACGTTTGCCAGCGCAGCTATCGGCACGCCGGCAGCCTCCTCAACCACAAGAACACGCACAAGACGGGCCACTTCTCCTGCACCTTCTGCGCCAAGGCCTTCACCAACCCCATGGCGCTGCGCAACCACACGCGCATCCACACGCAGAAGAAGAAATACGTCTGCCTCACGTGCGGGAAGGCCTTCCGCCTCGCCGGCATCTTGCGCAACCACCAGAAGGTCCACAGCCGCGCCGGCGGACGCTTCGGCTGTACGGCGTGCGAGAAGAGCTTCCGAGGGAGGGCCGGACTCAAGAGGCACCGCTGCCGCCGAGGTCCGGGACGGGACGGGAATCCGCCGGGAGAAAGCCCGGACAAGTGCTTCAC ACCTTCCCGGACCCCCTGA